The Anaeromyxobacter sp. genome includes a window with the following:
- a CDS encoding tetratricopeptide repeat protein: MLERGLLAIPGSPPLVTLLAERSLLARRFGEARRIAEQMSARTPQELAARHQLVARALAGQGRVAEAIEQARSAAAARPDDPGALLAVASYCEQAGRLDDAIAAVERAATLGGKPEALAARLEGLRKARQAQRDRRMGESLLRP, from the coding sequence GTGCTGGAGCGCGGACTGCTGGCGATCCCCGGCTCGCCGCCGCTGGTGACCCTGCTGGCCGAGCGCTCGCTGCTGGCCCGGCGCTTCGGCGAGGCCCGGCGCATCGCCGAGCAGATGAGCGCCCGCACCCCGCAGGAGCTGGCGGCGCGCCACCAGCTGGTGGCCCGGGCCCTGGCGGGCCAGGGCCGGGTGGCCGAGGCCATCGAGCAGGCCCGCTCGGCCGCGGCGGCGCGGCCGGACGACCCCGGCGCCCTGCTGGCGGTGGCCTCCTACTGCGAGCAGGCGGGCCGGCTGGACGACGCCATCGCGGCGGTGGAGCGGGCGGCCACGCTCGGCGGCAAGCCGGAGGCGCTGGCGGCGCGGCTGGAGGGGCTGCGGAAGGCCCGCCAGGCGCAGCGCGACCGGCGCATGGGGGAGTCGCTGCTGCGGCCGTGA